The Bos mutus isolate GX-2022 chromosome 7, NWIPB_WYAK_1.1, whole genome shotgun sequence genome window below encodes:
- the MAN2B1 gene encoding lysosomal alpha-mannosidase: MVGDARPSGVRAGGCRGAVGSRTSSRALRPPLPPLSSLFVLFLAAPCAWAAGYKTCPKVKPDMLNVHLVPHTHDDVGWLKTVDQYFYGIYNNIQPAGVQYILDSVISSLLANPTRRFIYVEIAFFSRWWRQQTNATQKIVRELVRQGRLEFANGGWVMNDEATTHYGAIIDQMTLGLRFLEETFGSDGRPRVAWHIDPFGHSREQASLFAQMGFDGFFFGRLDYQDKKVRKKTLQMEQVWRASTSLKPPTADLFTSVLPNMYNPPEGLCWDMLCADKPVVEDTRSPEYNAKELVRYFLKLATDQGKLYRTKHTVMTMGSDFQYENANTWFKNLDKLIQLVNAQQQANGIRVNVLYSTPACYLWELNKANLSWSVKKDDFFPYADGPYMFWTGYFSSRPALKRYERLSYNFLQVCNQLEALAGPAANVGPYGSGDSAPLNEAMAVLQHHDAVSGTSRQHVANDYARQLSEGWRPCEVLMSNALAHLSGLKEDFAFCRKLNISICPLTQTAERFQVIVYNPLGRKVDWMVRLPVSKHVYLVRDPGGKIVPSDVVTIPSSDSQELLFSALVPAVGFSIYSVSQMPNQRPQKSWSRDLVIQNEYLRARFDPNTGLLMELENLEQNLLLPVRQAFYWYNASTGNNLSSQASGAYIFRPNQNKPLFVSHWAQTHLVKASLVQEVHQNFSAWCSQVVRLYPRQRHLELEWTVGPIPVGDGWGKEVISRFDTALATRGLFYTDSNGREILERRRNYRPTWKLNQTEPVAGNYYPVNSRIYITDGNMQLTVLTDRSQGGSSLRDGSLELMVHRRLLKDDARGVGEPLNKEGSGLWVRGRHLVLLDKKETAAARHRLQAEMEVLAPQVVLAQGGGARYRLEKAPRTQFSGLRRELPPSVRLLTLARWGPETLLLRLEHQFAVGEDSGRNLSSPVTLDLTNLFSAFTITNLRETTLAANQLLAYASRLQWTTDKGPTPHPSPSRPVSATITLQPMEIRTFLASVQWEEDG, from the exons ATGGTTGGTGACGCGCGGCCTTCAGGGGTTCGCGCTGGCGGCTGCCGGGGCGCGGTAGGATCCCGGACGAGCTCCCGCGCGCTGCGGCCACCGCTCccgcctctctcctccctcttcgtGTTGTTCCTAGCGGCGCCCTGCGCTTGGGCGGCGGGATACAAG ACATGCCCGAAGGTGAAGCCGGACATGCTGAATGTACACCTGGTGCCTCACACACATGATGATGTAGGCTGGCTCAAGACGGTGGACCAGTACTTCTATGGCA TCTACAATAACATCCAGCCGGCGGGTGTACAGTACATCCTAGACTCTGTCATCTCTTCCTTGCTGGCGAATCCCACCCGCCGCTTCATCTATGTGGAAATCGCCTTCTTCTCGCGTTGGTGGCGCCAGCAGACAAATGCAACACAGAAAATCGTGAGGGAACTGGTGCGCCAGG GACGCCTAGAGTTTGCCAACGGTGGCTGGGTGATGAACGATGAGGCGACCACCCACTACGGAGCCATCATCGACCAGATGACACTCGGACTGCGCTTCCTGGAGGAGACGTTCGGCAGCGACGGGCGCCCCCGTGTGGCCTGGCACATCGACCCATTCGGCCACTCTCGGGAGCAAGCTTCACTGTTCGCGCAG ATGGGTTTTGACGGCTTCTTCTTTGGACGCCTGGATTATCAAGACAAGAAGGTGCGGAAAAAGACGCTGCAGATGGAGCAGGTGTGGCGGGCCAGCACCAGCCTGAAACCTCCCACTGCTGACCTCTTCACCA GTGTGCTCCCCAATATGTACAACCCGCCGGAAGGTCTGTGCTGGGACATGCTGTGTGCTGACAAGCCGGTTGTGGAGGACACGCGCAGCCCAGAGTACAACGCAAAGGAGCTGGTCCGTTACTTCCTGAAGTTGGCCACTGACCAG GGTAAGCTCTACCGCACCAAACACACTGTGATGACCATGGGCTCAGACTTCCAGTACGAGAATGCCAACACGTGGTTCAAAAATCTTGACAAGCTCATCCAGTTGGTCAATGCCCAG CAACAGGCCAACGGGATCCGCGTCAATGTTCTCTACTCTACTCCGGCCTGTTACCTCTGGGAGCTGAACAAGGCCAACCTCAGCTG gTCAGTGAAAAAGGATGACTTCTTCCCCTATGCTGATGGCCCCTACATGTTCTGGACCGGTTACTTTTCCAGCCGGCCTGCCCTCAAACGCTACGAGCGTCTCAGCTACAATTTCCTGCAG GTGTGCAACCAGCTGGAGGCGCTGGCGGGTCCGGCAGCCAACGTGGGACCCTATGGCTCCGGGGACAGTGCACCCCTCA ATGAGGCGATGGCCGTGCTCCAGCACCATGATGCAGTCAGTGGTACCTCCCGGCAGCACGTGGCTAACGACTATGCCCGCCAACTTTCAGAAGGCTGGAGGCCTTGCGAG GTTCTCATGAGCAATGCGCTGGCGCATCTCAGCGGCTTAAAGGAGGACTTCGCCTTTTGTCGCAAGCTCAACATCAGCATTTGTCCACTCACCCAGACAGCAGAGAGA TTCCAGGTGATCGTTTATAACCCCCTGGGGCGGAAAGTGGACTGGATGGTGCGGCTGCCTGTCAGCAAACACGTTTACCTCGTGAGGGACCCCGGTGGCAAAATTGTGCCCAGCGAT GTGGTGACCATTCCCAGTTCAGACAGTCAGGAGCTGCTTTTCTCAGCCTTAGTGCCTGCCGTGGGCTTCAGCATCTACTCAGTCTCCCAGATGCCTAACCAAAGACCCCAGAAGTCCTGGTCCCGTGACTTGGTCATCCAGAATGAG TACCTCCGGGCTAGGTTTGACCCTAACACAGGGCTCTTGATGGAGTTGGAGAACCTGGAGCAGAATCTCTTGCTGCCTGTTCGCCAAGCCTTCTACTG GTACAACGCCAGTACAGGTAACAACCTAAGCTCCCAGGCCTCCGGTGCCTACATCTTCAGACCCAACCAGAACAAACCACTGTTCGTGAGCCACTGGGCTCAGACCCACCTTGTGAAG GCGTCCTTGGTGCAGGAAGTACACCAGAACTTCTCAGCCTGGTGTTCCCAGGTGGTTCGCCTGTATCCCAGACAACGGCACCTGGAGCTAGAGTGGACAGTGGGGCCAATACCTGTGGG AGACGGCTGGGGGAAGGAGGTCATCAGTCGCTTTGACACTGCATTGGCGACACGCGGACTCTTCTACACTGACAGCAATGGCCGGGAGATCCTGGAGAGGAG GCGGAATTATAGACCTACCTGGAAGCTGAACCAGACTGAACCCGTGGCTGGAAATTACTATCCAGTCAACAGCCGCATTTACATCACG GATGGGAACATGCAGCTGACTGTGCTCACTGACCGGTCCCAGGGGGGCAGTAGCCTGAGAGATGGCTCCTTGGAACTCATG GTGCACCGAAGGCTGCTGAAGGACGATGCACGCGGAGTTGGGGAGCCGCTGAACAAGGAGGGGTCGGGGCTTTGGGTGCGAGGACGTCACCTCGTGCTGTTGGATAAGAAGGAGACTGCGGCCGCCAGGCACCGGTTACAGGCGGAGATGGAGGTCCTGGCCCCGCAGGTGGTGCTGGCTCAAGGTGGCGGCGCGCGGTATCGCCTCGAGAAAGCCCCACGCACGCAG TTCTCTGGGCTCCGCCGCGAGCTGCCACCCTCGGTACGTCTGCTCACATTGGCCCGCTGGGGCCCGGAGACACTGCTGCTGCGCTTAGAGCACCAGTTCGCCGTAGGGGAGGACTCGGGCCGGAACTTGAGCTCCCCGGTGACCCTGGACTTGACG AACTTGTTTTCCGCCTTCACCATCACCAACCTGCGGGAGACCACGCTGGCGGCCAACCAGCTCCTGGCCTACGCCTCCAGGCTCCAGTGGACAACGGACAAGG gCCCCACACCCCATCCTTCTCCTTCCCGTCCGGTGTCTGCCACCATCACGCTGCAGCCCATGGAAATCCGTACCTTCTTGGCTTCGGTCCAATGGGAAGAGGACGGCTAG